A segment of the Thermodesulfobacteriota bacterium genome:
AGGCCCTCTTTATTTGGGTTTGCACTTTCCTGAGTTCCTGATTTGGTATATTTTTTTACACTTTTTACGAGATCATCAAAAATGGCTAAGGTTTTAATCGTCGATGATGAAGAAAACATAAGGTACCTGTATTCAGAAGAATTAAAGGCCGACGGATACGAGGTGATTACGACCGACAGCGGATACAAGCTTCTAGAGCGCATAGAAAAAGAACGTCCTGATATTATATTGCTCGATATCAAGATGGCCGACTATGATGGATTAGACTTGCTCCAGGATATACGAAATAAATATTACAACCTGCCGGTCATACTCTGTACTGCCTACGACAGTTATAAAAGTGATGTAAAAACTATCGCGGCAGATTCTTATGTGATTAAGTCTTTTGACCTTACGGAACTGAAAAAAAAGATTACCCAGGCCCTGGAAAGCGCGGTCCCTCAGACGTAAGGGCCTAAATTATCCCCTATTGCCACACCGCCCGCCATCCGGACGCGCCGAGCGCGCCGAACAGCATCAGCGGAAACCAGGCAGCGACAAATGGCGGAAGCAGTCCTGCCTTCCCCATGGTCAGGCTAAAATTCCAGGTTATCCAGACCACAAACACCAGAAACATGCCCAGGCTTATGCCCAGTGCGATGCTCGATTTTAGTCTCCTCCAGAGCAAGGCTGGTATGCCGAGGAGAAGCAGAATCGGGCCTAGTGCCGGGTACGCAAGCCTCGCCTGTAAATCTACCCGGTAAGGGGTCGTATCCTGCCCCTGGTGTTTCAGCTTCTGAATATAAACCGAGAGCTCTTCGAAGCTCATTTCGTCTGCTTTTTGGGTCATCTCCCTGAAATCTGCCGGACGTTCAGCCAAGTTAATAAGTTGCTCATCAAAAGGGATTATTTTATAAGATCTATCGCTCTCCAGGGTCTTCAGCCGGCCTTCCTTGAAAAGCCAGCTATGATTGGTCCACTTGGCTGCGCGGGCATAGATAATTTTTTTCGGGTAAAAGTCCTGGTCAAAAACGAAAATTTCTATATCCTGCAGGAGCTTCCGGTCCGGGCTAAAGTGGCCGATGGAATATATGGCGTTCTCCCCTTTAAACCAGAACTTATCTTTTCCAAGTAACCCCTTGGGCTGCTTTTTCTTAACCTGTACATCCCATATAAAATTAGTCTTCACCATAGTCAAAGGGACAACACCTTCCTTTATCTGAAAAAGCAGAACGCTCAAAAGGAATGCGGCCCAGAAGATCGGTTTGGTCGTCTGTAAGAGATTTCTCCCTATAGATTTCATGGCCAGCATCTCATTGCCGCGAATAAGCAGGCTGATAGTCAAAACCCCGGCCATGAGAATTGCTACCGGCTCCATCTGGGTTATGATCAGGGGAATCTTATACACAAAATACGTTAGCATAGCGGAGGCCGGCAGATTGACCTCCAGGAAGTTGTCTATCTTTTCAAAGAAATCGACCAGAAGATAGATGAAGACAAAGATACCGAGTACCAGAAGAAAAAGGCGTATAAACTCCTTGAGTATATAACGATTTAGTACGTACATTTAAGTATCCGGCCTTGAGCCTTCAGCCTTGAGCTTTGAGCTTCCTTATTTATCTCCGCGCCCTTTGCGGCTAATGGCGGCGGTGTCCTTCGATCTTTCCAGGCGTTCGGATAGACTTTGCAATATTTCCATGAACCAGATGGGACGTTCCCCGTTGGTCTTCACCGTGAGGTAAACGGCCAGGAGAGCAAATATGATATTAGGCACCCACATGCCGATAGCAGGATAGACCACCCCTGTTTCCCCAAGCCCCTTGGCCAGGGCCAACATCAAATAATAAAGGAGGAAGACTGTAAGGCCGATGGATATGCCAAATGAAGTGCCGGCAAATCTCGATTGGGCCCCCAGAGCGGCTCCCACCAGTCCCAAGATAATACAGGCTACGGGCAAGGCCATCTTCCGGTGTAATTCCATGAGCAACGAATAATATTCCGGGGAGGAGAGCGGGGCTTCCTTTAGCCTGTCCCGTATCTCACCCAGAGACATCTCACTTTTACCCTTTTCCACTATCTCACTATGGCCTGTAGATTGGGGGCCCAGGGTCAGGGCATATTTCTCGAAGTGGATGGTCTGGGCCGATCGCCAATCCCTCCCAACACGGTGAATGCTGCCGTCCCGCAGATAAAGAACCAGGACCAGGCGTTCCGGACGGGGGACAATCCATCCTTCCCTGGCCACAATGGCGTTGCCGGCCTCCGGCCTTCGCACATCGCTTATATAAACGCCGTCCAGCCGGCCATTTTCCCTGGAAATATTTCGGACATATATAACGATATCCTTGAAGGCATTACTGAATTCACCCTCCCGCACCCCTAAATCGGCCCGGATCTGCATTACCCTGAAAAGAAGGGTCTTCAGGGCATAATTCCCCCAGGGTTGCGCATAAATCGCGGTAAATAACGTAAGCAGATAGGCCGCAATGGATACCAGAATAGCCGGAGGCAGCAATTGATAAAAGCTTATCCCGGACGCCTTGATGGCCAATATCTCCCGATCCTTGGCCATCCTGGTGTAGGTGAGCAGGGTCCCCAGGAGCGTAGCCATAGGAAGGGCAAACAGGAGAAGGTGCGGAAGCACAAATACCACTATCTGCAGGATACTCCCGAAAGACAGACCCCGGGTCAGCAGGAGTTCGGCCATAGGGGCCATCTTTCCTAAAAGCAGGATGGAGGTAAGAACAAACAGGGAGGTAAAAAAAGTAGGCAGGATCTCTTTCAGCAGGTAGGAAAATAGTATCTTGTTCATCTCATTATTCTGAGCGATTAGCTGTCAGCATGTTTGTTATCCGTTATCCGTTAACCGTTGTCCGACATTTTCTTTCGGTAAACGGTCAACAGTGAACGGTGGACCGGCTGAAGGCTGAGACCTGAATGCCAGCCCATTTGACATTCATTTGAACTTTTTTACGAAAGATAGGACTAATATCCCTAACATCTCATTTTTGTGAGATTGACACCCCGTTCAAAAAATGATAGGAGAGCGTGAGGGTAGCTAGAAGGGCATCATACCAGAAAGGAAGAAAAAAGCAATTGTCCGAATCTATACGGCAGAAACTTGAAGAACAGGAGAGAAAAAACCTTTCTCCATATGCCGCCCTCAGCGCCCAAAGCCGCGGACGTCAGATACCGGAAAAGGAATGTCCGGTGCGCACGGCCTTTCAACGGGACCGGGATCGTATTCTCCACTGTAAATCCTTCCGTCGTCTAAAACACAAGACCCAGGTTTTCCTTTCCCCCACCGGCGACCATTATCGCACCAGACTGACCCACGCCCTCGAGGTGGCCCAGATAGCCCGTACCATAGCCCGGGCCCTGAGACTGAACGAGGACTTAACCGAGGCTATTGCCCTGGGACATGACCTCGGCCACACTCCATTTGGACATGCCGGAGAAGCGGTGCTGAATGCCATATATCACGGGGGATTCGCCCATTATGAACAAAGTTTACGGGTTGTGGACATACTGGAAAATAACGGCCGCGGGTTGAACCTAACCTATGAGGTCAGGGAGGGAATTCTAAAACACTCCAAGGGACGGGGGCAGATTCTACCGGAAAATACTGAAGAACTGAGTTCGGACCTGGAAGGACAGATTGTGCGTATAGCGGATATCATTGCCTATATAAGTCATGATATAGACGATGCTATTCGTGGTAATGTAATCTCCATCAAGGACATACCGGATTCCTGCGTCAAAGCCTTAGGTAAAAGCCATTCCAAACGCATTGGGACCATGGTACTGGACTTGATAGATTCTACCATCCAGGCCGGCGGCCAGAAATTGGTTATCAGGCCTGCTACAATGGAGGTTATGCTGGAATTGCGGGAATTTCTTTATCAAAATGTCTATGAATCTGAGATAGTTCATAAGGAATTTATCAAGGCCAAAAAAATCCTGGAAGAACTCTATTACTACCTATTGGAAAAGGAAAATGTCTTTGACAAAGAAGCTAAGGTATATCCACCCGATACTCCCAGGGAAAGGATGGCCTGTGACTTCATTGCCGGTATGACCGATCGTTACGCCCTCAACCTGTATGAAAGCATCTTTATCCCCAAGCCCTGGATGATCTATTAAAGCCTTGACACCTGGAAATGCCCTGTGTTAACTAGTTTTCGTCCGGAAACCAAAAAATTCCGGACGAGCTATCAGCACTCAGCTATCAGCGTTCAGCTTAATGTATTGTTTGTCATAGGTTTTTGCTGACAGCTAATCGCTGATCGCTGAAAGCGTGAAGCCGGAAACAGTAGTTTCCGGATGAGCACTAACTAAAATCGTTACATTTACCGGACGCCAATTTTTGTCGATGTCCGCAGTAAGTTCGAAATTTAAAAAGTAAAATCTACCGCAGAGGTCGCCGAGAACGCCGAGATAACATATTAAATAAGTTAAAATTTTTCTCTGCGTGCTCTGCGGTGAAAAACTTTTTTTATGAATTAATCGAATCTGCGTTCATCTGCGTCCCGGACATCTGGAAGGAAAACTGATTGTATGGCTGAAGCGATATCTACGACAGAAGAAATATTACCGAAGGCCTACGAACCGCACGAGGTGGAAAAGAGGTGGTACTCTTTCTGGGAACAGGAAGGGCTCTTCGTGGCGAAAGTAACGGACGAGAAGCGGCCTTATTCCATAGTCATCCCTCCCCCGAACATCACCGGTTCCCTGCACATGGGCCATGCCCTTAATAATATCCTGCAGGATATATTAATACGTTATAAAAGGATGGCCGGCTGCAATACTCTCTGGGTGCCGGGGACCGATCATGCGGGCATAGCCACACAAAACGTGGTGGAAAGGCAACTGGCGGCCGACGGGCTGGACCGGCATACCGTCGGTCGGGAGAGATTCATCGAGCGTGTCTGGCGGTGGAAAGAGGAATCCGGCGGGCAAATCATCAACCAACTCAAGAGACTGGGGTGCGCCTGTGACTGGAGCCGGCAGCGATTTACCATGGACGAGGGGCTGTCCCGCGCGGTGAGGGAGGTATTCGTCCGGTTATATCGCGAAGGACTTATCTATAGAGGCGATTACATTATCAATTGGTGCCCGCGCTGCCACACGGCCCTGGCCGACCTCGAAGTAGAACATGAGAATCATAAAGGGAGCCTCTATCATATCCGTTATCCCTACGCCGACGGGTCCGGCTATGTAGTAGTGGCTACGACCCGACCGGAGACCATGCTCGGCGACACGGCGGTAGCTGTAAGCCCTGAGGACGAAAGATATAAGAATGTAATCGGGAGAAATCTTATCCTACCCCTTTTAAAAAGGGCCATACCGGTTATCTCTGATTCTTATGTCGATCCTTCCTTTGGCACCGGGGCCCTGAAAGTAACACCGGCCCACGACCCCAACGACTTTGAAATCGGCCTGCGTCACAAATTACCTGCGGTTAAGGTCATGGATGAGACCGGGCACATGAACGATGAGGCCGGTTCATACCGGGGGCTGGACCGCTATGAGTGCCGTAAAAAGGTGGTGGCGGATCTCGAGGCCGAAGGACTCCTGGAAAAAGTTGAACCCCTGGAACATGCCGTGGGGCACTGCTATCGCTGCAAGACGGTAGTCGAGCCTACCCTTTCCAAACAGTGGTTTGTCTCTGTAAAGCCGCTGGCCGAAAGGGCCATCGCTGCGGTTGAGACCGGCCAAACCCGCATAATACCCAAGATGTGGGAAAATACCTATTTTGACTGGATGCATAACATCCGTGACTGGTGCATATCCCGACAGATCTGGTGGGGGCACCGCATCCCCGCCTGGTTCTGTGATGACTGCGGCGAGACCATTGTCGATACCGCGGCGCCGCTGAGCTGCCCAAAATGTGCAGGCAAAAATATCCGGCAGGAAGAAGACGTCCTCGATACCTGGTTCAGTTCGGCCTTATGGCCGTTTTCCACCCTGGGCTGGCCGGAGGAGACCAGAGAGCTGAAGCTGTTCTATCCCACATCCGTGCTCATCACCGGTTTCGACATCCTCTTTTTCTGGGTGGCCCGCATGCTGATGATGGGCCTCCATTTTATGGGTGAAGTTCCCTTTAAGGATGTTTACATACATGCCCTGGTGCGCGACGCTGAGGGCCAGAAGATGAGCAAATCCAAGGGTAATGTCATTGACCCGCTCATCGTTATGGATAAGTATGGGACGGACGCCTTTCGCTTCACCATGGCGGCATTTGCTGCGCAGGGACGGGATATCCGCCTCTCTGAACAGCGCATCGAGGGTTACCGCCATTTTATTAATAAGGTCTGGAATGCCGCACGGTTCGTACTGATGAACGCGGATGGATGCCGGACGGTAGAGATTACCCGGCCCGCCTCCCGTCTTTCGCTGGAAAACCGGTGGATATTAAGCCGCATGAAAAGGGTGATAGACACAGTAAGGGAAGGTCTGGATGACTATCGTTTTAATGATGCAGCCCAGGCCCTCTACCAGTTTTTCTGGCGCGAGTACTGTGACTGGTACCTGGAAATGATTAAACCCACTCTTTATCTTACCGAAGACCAGGAGGCACACAATGCCACACAGCAGGTCATGCTCTCGGTGCTGAGCGCCAGCCTGCGCCTGCTCCATCCTTCCATCCCTTTTGTTACCGAGGAATTATGGCATTATCTGCCGGGAAGCGCCGGAAGCATCATGGAGGCCTCCTTTCCAGAGAGCAAGGATTATCCGGAGGATCTGGAGAGTGAAGGGCAGATGGACTTGCTTATGGATGTGATAACCGGGATACGCAACCTGCGCAGCGAGATGAATGTCCATCCGGCTCAAAAGGTAAACATAATCGTCCTCAGCGGAAGCGGGCCGGCACGTGAGCTTATTTTCAGACATGGGATTTTCCTGAAGAACCTGGCTAAGGTAGAAGGTCTTGAGATACGCGCTGATGGTGAGCGGCCTAAGGGGGCGGTGTCCTGTATAACCGATCAGGTCGAGACCTATCTGCTCCTCGAAGGAGTAATCGATATCTCCGCAGAAACCGCAAAACTGCAGAAAGAGGCAGGCAAACTCCAGACCGAGCTGAAACGGATACAGAACAAGCTGGCTAACCGGGACTTCCTGGAACGCGCCCCGGCCGGGATAATCGACAAGGAAAAAGGCAAAGTGCAGGAATTTGTCGCCCGTCTGGAGAAAATAGATGCCAATCTGAAACGGCTGGAGGAAATACGAACATAGGCTTTATACGGAGTTTTCAATACACGTTTTTTTATCACCCCTCCGGGAAAGGCGACCATCACAAATTGCTACCCCAATAATTTCTTTTGAACATGCATAGCGAGCGCATTCCCCGCTGCTTGCAGCGGGGTTAGCGAGCGAATACGATGCATTTTACCTTGCATACGGAGATTCCCTGCAGCTTGCTGCGGGGAGCTTCAATCACAATCAAAATGGCATAAAAAATCTATATTCTTTTATAAAATTCCAGAAAGTCTTTCCAACTGTTGTTGAAGGCTCTTTTTCTATGCCGGCGAGATAAAACCTTCTCTTTATTTTCCTGCCTGATATGTCCAGCAGCTTAATAGAGCTATCCTTTATTGTCTTAAAAACAGACCATTTTGAGACAAAGGATATGCCCATCCCCGACTGAACCATCTGTACTATTAGCTCGGTATTGCCAAGTGTCATTAGTACCTTTATTTCCTTTGGATTTATCTTCAAGTTGTGCAGAAAATCATCTATGAATTCCCTCATATCCGAACCTGCCTCAGGCATGATAAATGGTTGGGATGTTAAATCTTGAGGCTTCAGAGACTTTTTCTTTGTCAATGGATTATCTTCGGATGTAATGATTACTATCTCATCCCGGGCAATCTCCTTTAAAAAGACACCCGAATTTCTTATTTTCCTCTCAACAATTCCTATATCAATTTTCCTCTCGTGAAGGTCATGTATTATCCTTTCCGTATCCGATACTGATAATTCTATTTGTACTTCCGGATAGTTCTTAGAGAAATTGTAAAATACCTGCGGCAGTAGATATGTTGCAGCAGTCATGCTTGCTCCAATATATAACGTGCCTTTAGTCTTTTGGACCATAGTATAAATGTCATTTTCCAGTCTTCGATACTGTTCAAGAATCTGTTTCGCATGTTCATAAAAAACCTTCCCGGCAGGTGTTGGTATTATAGCCTTGCCCTTTCTGTTTAAGAGTCTTATCCCGAGTTCGCCTTCAAGATTTTTTATCAGGTGGCTCATGGCAGACTGGGTCATGAACTTGGCCTCTGCCGCCTTTGAGAAGCTATTCAATTCAACAACAAGACAGAATGCCTTTAACCTGTGGTCTTCCATGGGCGTTATTGTAAGTAGTCAAAGAGAAGGAGTCAATATAAGATATTATGAACATATTTCATTGTATTGATGAAAAAAATAAATTGGACTTATAACGTATCAAAATCTATCTTTACGGCACCGTCTAGACTTTGATCAATTCGTAAAAAAGCCTTTTCACCGCTGAGCACGCAGAGTGCGCAGAGAAAAACTGTAAACTATTCAATATGTTATCTCAGCGTTCTCGGCGATCTC
Coding sequences within it:
- a CDS encoding response regulator — translated: MAKVLIVDDEENIRYLYSEELKADGYEVITTDSGYKLLERIEKERPDIILLDIKMADYDGLDLLQDIRNKYYNLPVILCTAYDSYKSDVKTIAADSYVIKSFDLTELKKKITQALESAVPQT
- the lptG gene encoding LPS export ABC transporter permease LptG, with the translated sequence MYVLNRYILKEFIRLFLLVLGIFVFIYLLVDFFEKIDNFLEVNLPASAMLTYFVYKIPLIITQMEPVAILMAGVLTISLLIRGNEMLAMKSIGRNLLQTTKPIFWAAFLLSVLLFQIKEGVVPLTMVKTNFIWDVQVKKKQPKGLLGKDKFWFKGENAIYSIGHFSPDRKLLQDIEIFVFDQDFYPKKIIYARAAKWTNHSWLFKEGRLKTLESDRSYKIIPFDEQLINLAERPADFREMTQKADEMSFEELSVYIQKLKHQGQDTTPYRVDLQARLAYPALGPILLLLGIPALLWRRLKSSIALGISLGMFLVFVVWITWNFSLTMGKAGLLPPFVAAWFPLMLFGALGASGWRAVWQ
- the lptF gene encoding LPS export ABC transporter permease LptF, whose product is MNKILFSYLLKEILPTFFTSLFVLTSILLLGKMAPMAELLLTRGLSFGSILQIVVFVLPHLLLFALPMATLLGTLLTYTRMAKDREILAIKASGISFYQLLPPAILVSIAAYLLTLFTAIYAQPWGNYALKTLLFRVMQIRADLGVREGEFSNAFKDIVIYVRNISRENGRLDGVYISDVRRPEAGNAIVAREGWIVPRPERLVLVLYLRDGSIHRVGRDWRSAQTIHFEKYALTLGPQSTGHSEIVEKGKSEMSLGEIRDRLKEAPLSSPEYYSLLMELHRKMALPVACIILGLVGAALGAQSRFAGTSFGISIGLTVFLLYYLMLALAKGLGETGVVYPAIGMWVPNIIFALLAVYLTVKTNGERPIWFMEILQSLSERLERSKDTAAISRKGRGDK
- a CDS encoding deoxyguanosinetriphosphate triphosphohydrolase, whose product is MSESIRQKLEEQERKNLSPYAALSAQSRGRQIPEKECPVRTAFQRDRDRILHCKSFRRLKHKTQVFLSPTGDHYRTRLTHALEVAQIARTIARALRLNEDLTEAIALGHDLGHTPFGHAGEAVLNAIYHGGFAHYEQSLRVVDILENNGRGLNLTYEVREGILKHSKGRGQILPENTEELSSDLEGQIVRIADIIAYISHDIDDAIRGNVISIKDIPDSCVKALGKSHSKRIGTMVLDLIDSTIQAGGQKLVIRPATMEVMLELREFLYQNVYESEIVHKEFIKAKKILEELYYYLLEKENVFDKEAKVYPPDTPRERMACDFIAGMTDRYALNLYESIFIPKPWMIY
- a CDS encoding valine--tRNA ligase; amino-acid sequence: MAEAISTTEEILPKAYEPHEVEKRWYSFWEQEGLFVAKVTDEKRPYSIVIPPPNITGSLHMGHALNNILQDILIRYKRMAGCNTLWVPGTDHAGIATQNVVERQLAADGLDRHTVGRERFIERVWRWKEESGGQIINQLKRLGCACDWSRQRFTMDEGLSRAVREVFVRLYREGLIYRGDYIINWCPRCHTALADLEVEHENHKGSLYHIRYPYADGSGYVVVATTRPETMLGDTAVAVSPEDERYKNVIGRNLILPLLKRAIPVISDSYVDPSFGTGALKVTPAHDPNDFEIGLRHKLPAVKVMDETGHMNDEAGSYRGLDRYECRKKVVADLEAEGLLEKVEPLEHAVGHCYRCKTVVEPTLSKQWFVSVKPLAERAIAAVETGQTRIIPKMWENTYFDWMHNIRDWCISRQIWWGHRIPAWFCDDCGETIVDTAAPLSCPKCAGKNIRQEEDVLDTWFSSALWPFSTLGWPEETRELKLFYPTSVLITGFDILFFWVARMLMMGLHFMGEVPFKDVYIHALVRDAEGQKMSKSKGNVIDPLIVMDKYGTDAFRFTMAAFAAQGRDIRLSEQRIEGYRHFINKVWNAARFVLMNADGCRTVEITRPASRLSLENRWILSRMKRVIDTVREGLDDYRFNDAAQALYQFFWREYCDWYLEMIKPTLYLTEDQEAHNATQQVMLSVLSASLRLLHPSIPFVTEELWHYLPGSAGSIMEASFPESKDYPEDLESEGQMDLLMDVITGIRNLRSEMNVHPAQKVNIIVLSGSGPARELIFRHGIFLKNLAKVEGLEIRADGERPKGAVSCITDQVETYLLLEGVIDISAETAKLQKEAGKLQTELKRIQNKLANRDFLERAPAGIIDKEKGKVQEFVARLEKIDANLKRLEEIRT
- a CDS encoding selenium metabolism-associated LysR family transcriptional regulator; the encoded protein is MEDHRLKAFCLVVELNSFSKAAEAKFMTQSAMSHLIKNLEGELGIRLLNRKGKAIIPTPAGKVFYEHAKQILEQYRRLENDIYTMVQKTKGTLYIGASMTAATYLLPQVFYNFSKNYPEVQIELSVSDTERIIHDLHERKIDIGIVERKIRNSGVFLKEIARDEIVIITSEDNPLTKKKSLKPQDLTSQPFIMPEAGSDMREFIDDFLHNLKINPKEIKVLMTLGNTELIVQMVQSGMGISFVSKWSVFKTIKDSSIKLLDISGRKIKRRFYLAGIEKEPSTTVGKTFWNFIKEYRFFMPF